One genomic window of Corynebacterium sp. sy039 includes the following:
- a CDS encoding energy-coupling factor ABC transporter permease, whose protein sequence is MHIAEGFLPISHAIGWTAVATPFVAYGAYCVHKQVKEQPETGLLLGAAGAFSFVLSALKIPSVTGSSSHPTGTGLGAVLFKPPVMAFIGTIVLLFQALLLAHGGITTLGANVTSMAIVGPWVGYACWSALRKAKIGIEVAIFGAAFFADISTYMVTATQLALAHHGGNFFSALGSFLALYAPTQLPLALIEAIVTVLIIRALKSIAAAELIRLGVMTSSESIEETAQPTPNQEVSA, encoded by the coding sequence ATGCATATTGCAGAAGGATTCTTGCCAATCTCACACGCAATAGGGTGGACGGCGGTAGCCACACCTTTTGTTGCCTATGGTGCTTATTGTGTGCATAAACAAGTAAAAGAACAACCAGAAACAGGATTGCTCTTAGGAGCCGCTGGTGCTTTCAGTTTTGTTCTGAGTGCATTAAAAATCCCCTCTGTTACAGGTTCTTCCTCTCACCCCACTGGCACTGGACTGGGGGCAGTATTATTCAAGCCCCCAGTCATGGCCTTTATTGGAACAATAGTGCTGCTATTTCAGGCATTATTACTAGCTCACGGTGGCATTACTACTTTGGGTGCCAATGTGACTTCCATGGCAATAGTTGGTCCGTGGGTGGGCTATGCGTGCTGGTCGGCACTGAGAAAAGCAAAGATCGGGATAGAAGTAGCTATTTTCGGTGCCGCATTTTTCGCCGATATTTCTACCTACATGGTTACTGCTACCCAACTTGCATTGGCGCATCATGGTGGCAATTTCTTCTCAGCATTAGGTTCCTTTTTGGCACTCTATGCTCCCACGCAGCTGCCATTGGCGCTTATTGAAGCTATTGTTACGGTACTGATTATCCGAGCACTAAAGAGTATCGCTGCTGCTGAGTTGATCCGTCTGGGTGTTATGACATCATCAGAGAGCATAGAGGAGACAGCGCAGCCTACTCCTAACCAAGAGGTGTCAGCATAA
- a CDS encoding DUF1846 domain-containing protein, producing MQAHKIGFDRDKYIEMQSQHIQQRREEIGGKLYLEMGGKLFDDLHASRVLPGFSPDNKIAMLDRIKDELEILICLNAKDLQRNKMRADLDISYEDDVLRLIDVFRERGFLVENVVLTQMEEDNHKAAQFRERLIRLGVKVARHRVIEGYPSNIEHIVSEEGLGRNEYAHTTRDLVVVTAPGPGSGKLATCLSQIYHEHRRGINAGYAKFETFPIWNLPLEHPVNLAYEAATVDLADANVIDHFHLSAYGTSSVNYNRDVEAFPLLKSLLKRLTGKTPYQSPTDMGVNMAGFCITDDQVCRQASQQEIIRRYAKARVDEVRYGHSSAISERAAQIMAKADIGIEQRRIITIARERAAQTQEPACAAILADGTIITGRTSALLGCCAAMLLNSLKYLAGIPDEQHLLSPAAIEPIQNLKTKHLGSVNPRLHTDEVLIALSVSASSDPHARAALEQLKNLRGVDVHTTTILGSVDEGIFRNLGVWVTSDAQYQGKSLYQKH from the coding sequence GTGCAAGCACATAAAATAGGGTTTGACCGCGATAAATACATTGAAATGCAATCGCAGCATATCCAACAACGGCGTGAAGAAATTGGCGGAAAACTCTATCTGGAAATGGGTGGTAAACTTTTCGACGATCTGCACGCCTCTCGGGTGCTCCCGGGATTTAGCCCTGACAATAAAATCGCCATGCTCGATCGCATTAAAGACGAGCTGGAAATTCTCATCTGCCTCAATGCCAAAGACTTGCAGCGCAATAAAATGCGCGCTGACCTCGATATTAGCTATGAAGATGATGTGCTGCGTCTCATTGATGTATTCCGCGAGCGTGGATTTTTGGTCGAAAATGTCGTGCTGACCCAAATGGAAGAGGATAACCACAAAGCAGCGCAATTTCGGGAAAGGCTCATCCGTCTTGGGGTAAAAGTTGCACGTCATCGTGTTATTGAAGGCTACCCCTCGAATATCGAGCATATTGTGTCGGAAGAAGGCTTGGGACGCAATGAATATGCCCACACCACACGTGATCTTGTGGTGGTTACTGCACCAGGTCCAGGTTCAGGAAAATTAGCAACCTGCTTGAGCCAGATTTACCATGAACATCGTCGTGGCATAAACGCTGGTTATGCCAAGTTTGAGACTTTTCCAATATGGAATCTCCCCCTTGAACATCCAGTCAACCTGGCTTATGAGGCAGCAACAGTGGATTTGGCTGACGCTAACGTCATTGACCATTTTCATCTGAGCGCCTATGGCACGTCGAGTGTGAATTATAATCGCGATGTTGAGGCATTTCCCCTGCTCAAGTCACTACTTAAGCGCTTAACCGGCAAAACACCTTATCAATCCCCTACTGATATGGGAGTCAATATGGCTGGTTTTTGCATTACCGATGATCAAGTATGCAGGCAGGCGAGCCAGCAAGAGATTATTCGTCGTTATGCAAAAGCACGCGTCGATGAGGTGCGATATGGGCATAGCAGTGCGATCTCCGAGCGTGCCGCGCAAATAATGGCAAAAGCAGATATTGGTATAGAACAGCGGCGGATTATTACTATCGCACGTGAACGGGCAGCGCAAACACAGGAACCAGCGTGTGCAGCCATACTTGCCGATGGAACGATTATCACAGGGCGCACCTCTGCCCTACTAGGATGTTGCGCTGCTATGTTACTCAATTCATTGAAATATCTAGCCGGCATACCTGATGAGCAGCACTTGCTTTCTCCTGCTGCCATTGAGCCAATTCAGAATCTCAAAACAAAGCATTTGGGTAGTGTGAATCCGCGTTTGCACACCGACGAGGTGCTCATTGCGTTATCAGTGTCTGCTTCTAGTGATCCTCATGCTCGAGCTGCACTGGAGCAACTTAAGAATCTTCGCGGTGTTGATGTGCATACGACGACCATCCTTGGCTCAGTCGATGAAGGTATTTTCCGCAATCTGGGAGTATGGGTGACCAGTGATGCTCAGTATCAAGGAAAATCACTCTATCAAAAGCACTGA